AGAGCATAGATATCAGGGCGTTCCTGCAAGACTTCAATCATTTCACTTTCATTTACAACTGCTCCTCTGGCTGTATTAATAAAAGTGGAATCTTTTTTCATCATCGCAAAATGCTCTTTCTTTATCATCCCCTCTGTCTCTTTCAAGGAGGGAGTATGTAAAGAAACGACATCAGATTTTTGAAAAAGTTCTTCTAAAGAGCAAAGTTCTACCCCTAATTTTTTTGCATCTTCTTTACTTGCAAAAGGATCATAGGCTATAAGTTCAAGATCAAAATCCTGCAAACGTTTAGCAACCCCCTTACCTATCATTCCTAGAGAAACTAAACCGACTGTACTCTGATAAGCTCCTGGAACTTCCTCATTATAGGTCACAGTTTTTTCTCTTTTCATTTTTTGTACCAAATACCATGTTCTTTTTAAAGATAAAATAATTTCTGCTAATGTAAACTCTACAACAGGTACAGCATTAGCTGCATAAGCGCTTGTAATCCTGATTCCCTGTTCCCAAAAAGCCTTAGAAACAATACCTTTTATTGAACCAGCACCATAAAAGACTATCTTCAAATTCGGAGCATATTTTAAAAACTCCTCATCAATTTTAGGACCTCCCCAGCCAGAAAAAATCACTTCTGCTTTTTCTAAGACTTTCGGATTTTCCTTTATATCTTCTACTGTCTTTAAGGGGCTATATATATCAATTAACTCACTAATACCTTTTTGTTCTTCAATAGCATAAATCTTATTAAAACTATCTTCATTGAGAATATATAATCCTTTTAACACTATAAACCCACCTTATTAAAATAAAACCTTAGTATTTTTTTCCGCGAATAGAGTTGCACATAAATTATCTTTTATAAAAGTATGATAATTTACACCTAAAGGTACTACTATTTTGATAGTAAAGTTTAGTTACTCTAAAACAATCAACTTATTTTCATCAGCAGATTTTCGTGCTTTTAAACAGACTTCTGTAATATAGAAAGAATCCTCTGCATTAATTAAACAAGGACTTTCGCCTCTTACTTCTTCTAAAAAGTCGGTAAAAATACCCTTAGTCTCTTCAAGCTCTAGTTCCTGCATCCCCTCTTTATCAGAATTTATCAGATATACTTTATCATCTCGCACCTCGACAACACCATCAGTCCCGGCAAGTCTTATCCTATCATCTCCATGACTTAGGGCAGTGCCAGGTCGTAAATAATCTACATTAACAGCAGCTACAATCTCATTCTCCATATTAAAATGCATCATTCCAGTCATTTCCAAATCCCCATGCTCAGAATTATATTGCTTTGAATGCGATGCATAAACTGATGTAAATTTTTCCCCAGCAAACCAGTACAGCCAATCAATAGCATGACTAGCAACCCAGGGAATAGTCCCACCATATGTTTCTCTATTTTTATAAAAGTCTGCTCTTTGTCCTAAACGATAAGATTTCTGAGCATTCATCAGTCTTACTTTTCCTATTTTACCCTGTTGCACATGCTTCCAGGCCGTCATAAACCATGGAGTATATCTTATACCAAACATTGATGCTAGAAATATTTCTTTTTTCTTTGAAGCCTTTTGATACGCATCTCTAACTAATGCCAAATCCTCTAAATTTGTAGCTATTGGCTTTTCTACAAAAACATGCATTCCCCTATTTAAAGCTTCAATGCTAATCTCAGCCTGTTTATTAAAATAGCTATTAACTACAAGAATATCAGGATTAAGTATATCTAACATTTCCTTATAATCATGGAAAACTTCTATTTTTTGACCACTATTATTAATTCTCTTTAAAAGACCATCCAAATTTTCCCCTTCAGTACCAGCAGCTATACCTGCTAACTTTGAATTTTCATCTTTAGCAATAGCACTAATGGCATAATTAGCATGACCGGAAGCACCTACAATACAGATATCCATTTTTACTCCCCTGCCTTCGCCCAGTAAACCCCGGCTTCATGAGGCAAGTGCCAGTTTTCATAACACTCTCTCATTACCTGAGTCAGACCTCTAAGATAGACTGCAGTTTCTTTACCTTCTTTATCCTTTTTTAGCTCAAGTAATTCTTCAGGGAAATCTAGTATTTCTGTTTTCTGCATCTCATTAATACAATTAACATGTGGTAATGCAGCTTCTATCCCACAGATATAAGATCCTTTACCCTGTACAACATCCATCATAACCCAAATCTTATTATATCCTCCAGCAAAAGGATTACCATAAACTTTTTCACTACCATCTTTAAATTTAGCCACTATCTGATTATCCTTATCCTGATCATAATATACAGTAGCATTTTCAAACTCATAACAGAAGATAGGATTAATCTGTTCTTTACTGGCATGAGTAGCCAGATATAACAATTCAACACCATCTTTAGTATATACGCGAGTAGCAGCTGTATCATAGTTTTCTATCTCATTTGCTCTATATAATTCAGTTTTTACTTTTTCTGGCCAGGCACTTTTTTCAATACTTTCACCAAGAACATAAAACATATTGTGCAAGTAATGAGCTGTGGCATTATTTGCTACACTGTCTAATATAAAATTACCATTCTGATCTTTTATTTTGCCTGCCCAGGCACTACGATTATAATAGTTAAAATCTCTAGGCCATAATATCATAGTTTTTAATCTAATAGCCTTACCCAATACACCATCCAATATATCCTTTTTCAAATCTTGTATAGCCTGACTATATGACCATTGATAACCAATACCAACTGGCTTGCCTGTTTCTTGCTGTGTAGCTAAGATCTTTTCACCCGCTTCTACAGTAGCTGCCAGAGGTTTTTCACATAAGACCCCTGCACCCTTTTCTAAAGCCATAATAGTTTGTGGGCAATGATATTGTATTGGTGAGGAAATACAAACATAGTCAGCAGTATTTTCTTTATAAAATTCTTCAAGACTTAAAAATACAGGAATCTCTTTCTCTTTAATTTCATCAAGCCTTGGACAATTATCTGGATATGGATCAACCACTCCTACAATATCATAATCCTCACGCTCACCATCTAGCAGAGTGTTCACATATCTACTACCATAACCGCCAATACCAACAATCAAAACTTTAGTTTGCTCATTCATCATAATCCTCCTATAAAAAGTTATTTAGCAAATGAACTTTCATAATTGACTTTTCTATAACAATTGACAAAGGAAGCATTGACATAAGAATGCTATTTTATTACTTATCTTCAGCTTTGTATTCCTTTAGTAAGTCCCTATAAATAGGTAAATATATATCCTTATCCCTGACAACACAACCACTATGCTTCTTCTTAGCCTTCAACTCTGCACATTTACTACAGCAAACACAAACCTGTCTTGAATCCAACTCACCTTTTTCAATGATATCTCTAGCAAAATCAGGATATGCAAAAGCCTGCCTACCAAAGCCTATCATACTTGCCCAGCCTCTTTTCACAACTGCAGCAGCCACATATGGAGCAAATTGTCTCAACCAGGTAAAACCAGTTCCAACAACTATACAATCCTCTGCTTCTTCCTGCACTACCTTTCCTAATCTTAGTAAGCGTTCTACACCTATAAATGGATGTTCTGGTGACTCATAACCAAGATTATTAGGTAGATCATAAGGACGATTAATATGAGGGTATATATATGGAGTAGCAGCAGTAATATTTATTAATTTTACCCCTAATTCCTTTAATTCTCTTACCAACCTCTTTGGCTCACTATGATCCTCATTTCCTTCTTCATCTGTTCCCCAACCATAAGGATATGGAATTGCATCATAAACATTTATTCTACTAGCCAAATCTATATCTACTTCTTCTGCGATTTTTTTGATAGAATTTTTCAATAGTCTAGTTCTACCTTCGTAATCACCGCCATATTTACCATCTCTAGTATGAGCAGCCAGATTTTCTGATAACAAATAACGGTGACACGCTTTTATATCAACAGCATCAAATCCAGCCTCTTTTGATAATCTTGCAGCCTTCAAGAAATCTTCTTCCAATTGTTCCAATTCTGTATCTGTCATTACAGGTTTATCTTCAGAAATTCCAGCTTTTTTATCAGACAATTCATGATGAAATAAAATATCACGATTCTCTCCCCATCTACCTGAGTGAGTCAGCTGAATGACTAAATATGGCTTGAAATCATCTCCATGTGTCTCTCTGGCAGTCTTTCTTACCATCTCCACCATTTCATTAATAGAATCAAGAGTATCATCATTTAAAAACAGCTGCTTATTATTGGCTCGACCGCTTTCATTAACTGCTATAGCCTCAAACCAGATTAAACCCGCACCGCCTTTAGCATAACGCTCATATCTACGCCAGTTTAACTCTCCAGGAGTACCATCTGGATTACCATCCGCACCCTCCATAGGATGAACAACTAGACGGTTAGGTATTCGCTTATCACCTATAATTACTTCCTCAGACAATACCTCAATCTCATCATCAATGGGGCAATCAACCCCCAATTCACTAATTACTAACTTCATTTCTTCAAGTGTTTTGTAATTAAATTTCTTTTTCATTTGATCCTCCTCAATAATGTTCTTATCTATATCAATAATTAATTTTTTTTACAGATTCTCTTTCCACAAGCTCTATCTTTGAATCTAGTTCTATTTCTATATCCTCACCCTTTTGTAAAGAATTTATAATTCGCTTCCCAATAGTCACTCCAATTTGATAGATAGGTAAAGATATAGTAGTCAAAGGTGGATAACTATATCTAGTAGAAGGAATATTCCCTATACCAACAAGGGATATGTCCTCTGGGACATTATACCCCTGATTTTTCAACTCCCATAGTATTCCAAGAGCAGTTTCATCATTAGAAGCTACGATAGCAGTCACCTTATCAATTTTTTCAATTATCTTTAAGGCTAGCATTCTACCACCTTCAAAAGAAAAATCACTTTCATAGAGATAGTTTTCATCAAAAACTACTCCTTCATCTTTATGTGCCTCTAAAAAACCTTTATATCTATCCCGAGAGGTATTTAATATTTTTGGACCATGTACATAGGCTATATTACGATGCCCATTTATAAACAAATACCTGCATATTTCTTTCGTAGCCTCAAAGTTTCCTAAGTCTATAGTTTCAATATCAGGATGAGCTGTAACACCCAATATAAAACAACCCTCTTTTTTTAGCCCATTTATATAATCTTTCATTTTTTCTTTATAATGCTCGTCTAAGAGTGAGCCTCCTGTAAAAACAAGAGCATCAGCACTATTGGCCCTAAGCATATTTACAGCTTTTAATTCCTTATCAACATCACGATATGTATTGTATATATTTACGATATAGTCATAATTATAAAGGACACTTTCAATACCTTTAAGTATTTCAGCGAAATAATCATCGGAAATATCATGAACTATAACACCAATAATATTAGATTTATTACTAGATAAACCCTGGGCCATTCGATTGGGTTGAAAATTTAATTCTTGAACAGCTTCTTCTACGGCTTTTCTCGACTTATCACTAACAGGATGATCACTATTATTAATTACCCTAGAAACTGTTGTAGGAGAAACACCAGCTAACTTTGCTACGTCTTTAATAGAAACCTTAGCCAAATCTACACCCCCAAACAAAAGATAGAGTTACGGAAAACGTTTTCCGTAACTCTATCTTACTATAGAAAGTACTAAAAGTCAAAGTATATTCACAGAAAAAACAATAGAAAGTAACAAAAAACATAATAAAAATACTTAATAAAGAAAGTTGAGTGCAGCGAGAAATATTTACATGGCTGAATACTTTAAAGCATCCTTAAACTGTTCTTCAAAATATCTTTTATACGTACCGTTTTTACTTAATAATTGCTTATGATTACCCACTTCTTTAATCATACCATTTTCGAGAACTATAATCCTATCCACATTCATAATAGTGGACAAACGATGGGCAATTATAAAAGTGGTTCTTCCCACCATTAACTTCTCTAGTGAATTTTGTATTAGATTTTCTGATCGAGAGTCAAGTGCAGACGTAGCCTCATCAAGAATTAAGATTTTGGGATTATTTAAAAATGCCCTGGTAATAGTAATCCTCTGTTTCTGACCACCTGATAAGCGAGTACCCCTTTCCCCTACTTCAGTTAAAAAGCCTTTAGGTAAGTCCATGATAAAGTCATAGGCATTAGCCGCTTTAGCAGCTGCAACTATTTCTTTATCAGATGCATCTGGTCTTCCATACAAAATATTTTCTCTCAAAGTACCGCTAAAAAGAATAGCTTCTTGTAAAACCATTCCTATCTTTCTCCTGAGAGATTTCAATTTAAAATCTCTTATGTCTTTACCATCTATCAAAATTTGACCACTTGTAACATCATAGAACCTGGGAATTAGATTAACTAATGTTGACTTACCTGCGCCACTAGCTCCTACCAGTGCAATTTTTTCACCTGCTTTTACCTGAAGACTAATATCTTTTAAGACCTCTTCGTCACCTTCATATCCGAAAGAAACATCTACAAAATCAACATTACCTACTGTTTTATCTAACTTTATAGCATCTTTTTTCTCTTTGACATCCGGGGATTCATCAAAAACTTCAAAAACCCTCTCAATTGCAGCCATTGAATTAGAAAATACTACATTAAGCTGTGAAAAACGTTGTATCGGCATATAGAACATTCCTAAATATGCATAAAAAGCAGTCATTTCTCCAATAGTTAATCTACCCTGCAAAATACTAATCGAAGAATACCAAATAATTATAACTGGTGCAGCTCTAACCAAAAAGCCATTAAGGGCGTTATTTAATGCAGAAAGCTTTACCCTCATCATATTGAAATTGAATAAACGTGTTGATTTTTTATAGAATTTTTTCTCTTCTAGCTTTTCCATAGTAAAAGCCTTAATAACCGTTGAGCCAGATATCTTTTCCTGTACATCTCCTTGCATATCTTCTATCTCATCCTGTACTAATCTACTACTATGTTTAACTTTAGTACCAATAGTTTTTATTATTGAAATATAGAATGGCAAAATAGAAAGACTGATTAATGTTAGAACAACATCCATTCTAAACATAATAATTAATAAAAAGACAAGTATTGAGCCATCTATCCATATATTAGTCATAGCATTACCTAGCATATTTTGACATAGTTGAATATCATTGATAAGTCTTGCTACAATCCCTCCCGACTTGTTCTTATCAAAATAAGATGCAGACATTCTTTGAATATGTTGAAAGAGACTATAACGCAAATCAAAAATAACACTCTGAGCCAACTTACCTGCATAATGATGACGTATGTACACTCCTGGTATTCCGACAAACAAATACATAGCAACTAATATAAGTGAATAATAATGAATTTCTCTTATATACTCATTCCTTACAAGATCACTAATACTATTAGCGTTAACAAGGATATTATCAAGAAAATGCCTCATCACCTGGGGAAAAATCATTGGTAAGCAAAATTTTATT
This genomic stretch from Halanaerobiaceae bacterium ANBcell28 harbors:
- a CDS encoding hydroxyacid dehydrogenase, translating into MLKGLYILNEDSFNKIYAIEEQKGISELIDIYSPLKTVEDIKENPKVLEKAEVIFSGWGGPKIDEEFLKYAPNLKIVFYGAGSIKGIVSKAFWEQGIRITSAYAANAVPVVEFTLAEIILSLKRTWYLVQKMKREKTVTYNEEVPGAYQSTVGLVSLGMIGKGVAKRLQDFDLELIAYDPFASKEDAKKLGVELCSLEELFQKSDVVSLHTPSLKETEGMIKKEHFAMMKKDSTFINTARGAVVNESEMIEVLQERPDIYALLDVTHPEPPANDSPLYTLENVVLTPHIAGSLAGECRRMGRYMLEELERYLAGKELKWEISKEKAKIMA
- a CDS encoding Gfo/Idh/MocA family oxidoreductase, which gives rise to MDICIVGASGHANYAISAIAKDENSKLAGIAAGTEGENLDGLLKRINNSGQKIEVFHDYKEMLDILNPDILVVNSYFNKQAEISIEALNRGMHVFVEKPIATNLEDLALVRDAYQKASKKKEIFLASMFGIRYTPWFMTAWKHVQQGKIGKVRLMNAQKSYRLGQRADFYKNRETYGGTIPWVASHAIDWLYWFAGEKFTSVYASHSKQYNSEHGDLEMTGMMHFNMENEIVAAVNVDYLRPGTALSHGDDRIRLAGTDGVVEVRDDKVYLINSDKEGMQELELEETKGIFTDFLEEVRGESPCLINAEDSFYITEVCLKARKSADENKLIVLE
- a CDS encoding Gfo/Idh/MocA family oxidoreductase; amino-acid sequence: MNEQTKVLIVGIGGYGSRYVNTLLDGEREDYDIVGVVDPYPDNCPRLDEIKEKEIPVFLSLEEFYKENTADYVCISSPIQYHCPQTIMALEKGAGVLCEKPLAATVEAGEKILATQQETGKPVGIGYQWSYSQAIQDLKKDILDGVLGKAIRLKTMILWPRDFNYYNRSAWAGKIKDQNGNFILDSVANNATAHYLHNMFYVLGESIEKSAWPEKVKTELYRANEIENYDTAATRVYTKDGVELLYLATHASKEQINPIFCYEFENATVYYDQDKDNQIVAKFKDGSEKVYGNPFAGGYNKIWVMMDVVQGKGSYICGIEAALPHVNCINEMQKTEILDFPEELLELKKDKEGKETAVYLRGLTQVMRECYENWHLPHEAGVYWAKAGE
- a CDS encoding NADH:flavin oxidoreductase, which encodes MKKKFNYKTLEEMKLVISELGVDCPIDDEIEVLSEEVIIGDKRIPNRLVVHPMEGADGNPDGTPGELNWRRYERYAKGGAGLIWFEAIAVNESGRANNKQLFLNDDTLDSINEMVEMVRKTARETHGDDFKPYLVIQLTHSGRWGENRDILFHHELSDKKAGISEDKPVMTDTELEQLEEDFLKAARLSKEAGFDAVDIKACHRYLLSENLAAHTRDGKYGGDYEGRTRLLKNSIKKIAEEVDIDLASRINVYDAIPYPYGWGTDEEGNEDHSEPKRLVRELKELGVKLINITAATPYIYPHINRPYDLPNNLGYESPEHPFIGVERLLRLGKVVQEEAEDCIVVGTGFTWLRQFAPYVAAAVVKRGWASMIGFGRQAFAYPDFARDIIEKGELDSRQVCVCCSKCAELKAKKKHSGCVVRDKDIYLPIYRDLLKEYKAEDK
- a CDS encoding LacI family DNA-binding transcriptional regulator, whose translation is MAKVSIKDVAKLAGVSPTTVSRVINNSDHPVSDKSRKAVEEAVQELNFQPNRMAQGLSSNKSNIIGVIVHDISDDYFAEILKGIESVLYNYDYIVNIYNTYRDVDKELKAVNMLRANSADALVFTGGSLLDEHYKEKMKDYINGLKKEGCFILGVTAHPDIETIDLGNFEATKEICRYLFINGHRNIAYVHGPKILNTSRDRYKGFLEAHKDEGVVFDENYLYESDFSFEGGRMLALKIIEKIDKVTAIVASNDETALGILWELKNQGYNVPEDISLVGIGNIPSTRYSYPPLTTISLPIYQIGVTIGKRIINSLQKGEDIEIELDSKIELVERESVKKINY
- a CDS encoding ABC transporter ATP-binding protein; translated protein: MDSFKRFLAYVKPYWYYILLAAFGGVIKFCLPMIFPQVMRHFLDNILVNANSISDLVRNEYIREIHYYSLILVAMYLFVGIPGVYIRHHYAGKLAQSVIFDLRYSLFQHIQRMSASYFDKNKSGGIVARLINDIQLCQNMLGNAMTNIWIDGSILVFLLIIMFRMDVVLTLISLSILPFYISIIKTIGTKVKHSSRLVQDEIEDMQGDVQEKISGSTVIKAFTMEKLEEKKFYKKSTRLFNFNMMRVKLSALNNALNGFLVRAAPVIIIWYSSISILQGRLTIGEMTAFYAYLGMFYMPIQRFSQLNVVFSNSMAAIERVFEVFDESPDVKEKKDAIKLDKTVGNVDFVDVSFGYEGDEEVLKDISLQVKAGEKIALVGASGAGKSTLVNLIPRFYDVTSGQILIDGKDIRDFKLKSLRRKIGMVLQEAILFSGTLRENILYGRPDASDKEIVAAAKAANAYDFIMDLPKGFLTEVGERGTRLSGGQKQRITITRAFLNNPKILILDEATSALDSRSENLIQNSLEKLMVGRTTFIIAHRLSTIMNVDRIIVLENGMIKEVGNHKQLLSKNGTYKRYFEEQFKDALKYSAM